A single genomic interval of Microbacterium hydrocarbonoxydans harbors:
- a CDS encoding SGNH/GDSL hydrolase family protein, giving the protein MSRPPLVAVVTIGAAVTVALGIRAVLTHQAAVARRRIGKPLGEQSIDADRVWRRSLEGEPIDLLVLGDSVAAGLGAERRKETLGGRLAKGLGRRMRRPVHLRTAAVVGSESPDLAAQLTGLPVDYAPHVAIIVVGGNDVTHRIPIPVSVLHLRETILQLRARGTEVVVGTCPDLGALRPVPQPLRRLIASMSRRLAEAQAEAAHASGAHPVDLRRAVGPLFFDDPDAMFSLDRFHPSPLGYRRTAEVLLPAVCAAAERTLSSRRPPVAR; this is encoded by the coding sequence ATGAGTCGACCGCCTCTCGTCGCCGTCGTCACGATCGGTGCTGCCGTCACGGTGGCGCTCGGCATCCGGGCCGTCCTCACGCACCAGGCCGCCGTCGCGCGGCGACGTATCGGCAAGCCGTTGGGCGAGCAGTCGATCGACGCCGATCGGGTGTGGCGACGGTCGCTCGAGGGCGAGCCGATCGACCTGCTGGTGCTCGGTGATTCTGTGGCGGCGGGACTCGGCGCGGAGCGCCGCAAGGAGACTCTCGGAGGACGCCTCGCCAAAGGCCTCGGGCGACGGATGCGACGGCCGGTGCACCTGCGCACGGCAGCCGTCGTCGGCTCCGAGTCACCGGACCTCGCCGCTCAGCTGACGGGACTGCCGGTGGACTATGCCCCGCATGTGGCGATCATCGTGGTCGGCGGGAACGACGTCACGCACCGCATCCCGATCCCGGTGTCCGTCCTGCACCTGCGCGAGACGATCCTGCAGCTGCGTGCCCGTGGCACGGAGGTGGTGGTCGGCACCTGCCCCGACCTCGGCGCCCTGCGGCCGGTGCCGCAACCGCTGCGTCGCCTGATCGCCAGCATGTCGCGGAGGCTGGCGGAGGCGCAGGCGGAAGCCGCTCACGCCTCCGGGGCGCATCCTGTCGACCTGCGCCGAGCCGTCGGTCCGCTGTTCTTCGACGACCCGGACGCGATGTTCAGCCTCGACCGCTTCCATCCGAGCCCGCTGGGCTACCGGCGCACCGCCGAAGTGCTGCTGCCGGCGGTGTGCGCGGCAGCCGAGCGCACCCTCAGCTCGCGCCGTCCGCCGGTTGCGAGGTGA
- a CDS encoding VOC family protein, whose protein sequence is MSTQNTVGVTGEHTTNGRPHSATSLTPFLAIPRAREAIDFYRDVFGATVVDVTEFGDVVAHADLDFGLGRLQLGEPSPEYHLVAAPQGDDDCYSLGLYVPDVDSVVERAVAAGAIVREAPSAFVSGDRFASIRDPFGVRWSVMTRVEDLTDEESARRVAEWAASFTSQPADGAS, encoded by the coding sequence ATGAGCACTCAGAACACCGTCGGCGTGACCGGCGAGCACACCACGAACGGACGACCCCATAGCGCCACCTCGCTGACGCCCTTCCTGGCCATACCCCGGGCCCGGGAGGCCATCGACTTCTACCGCGACGTGTTCGGCGCGACGGTCGTCGATGTGACCGAATTCGGCGACGTCGTCGCGCACGCCGACCTCGACTTCGGCCTCGGCAGGCTGCAGCTCGGTGAGCCGAGCCCCGAGTACCATCTCGTCGCCGCTCCGCAGGGCGATGACGACTGCTATTCGCTCGGGCTGTACGTGCCCGACGTCGACTCCGTGGTGGAGCGCGCGGTCGCCGCCGGCGCGATCGTGCGCGAGGCGCCGTCCGCCTTCGTGTCGGGAGACCGCTTCGCGAGCATCCGCGACCCCTTCGGCGTGCGCTGGTCGGTCATGACGCGGGTCGAGGATCTGACCGACGAGGAGAGCGCGCGACGGGTCGCCGAGTGGGCAGCGTCCTTCACCTCGCAACCGGCGGACGGCGCGAGCTGA
- a CDS encoding histidine--tRNA ligase, producing MRDILPADKARRERVLSVIRDRYRAHGFDEIETPALEEYSRLHAGIGGDNEKLAYNVLRRGLDAEAIRAAAEDQGALADLGLRYDLTVPLARFYASNRGQLPGVFRSIQIGPVWRAERPQKGRYRQFVQCDIDIIGDDSSRAEAELMVASLDAVDALGLEGASVRINDRRVLEWMLDTFGFSAEERPGVLITIDKLDKIGPGGVAAELRERGADAAAVDAFEAFLTRPQSGERTAFAEEQIRTALPEGAPDELVGHLVGIGQAVAVGRASADVPLVFDPFLVRGMGYYTGTIFELAHPSVSYSLGGGGRYDGMIGRFLGQQVPAVGFSLGFERLVDLVTTGADAGERAVVLIHDADVPVGELVAHKAALVASGARVRLERRTKNVKALLERSAADGYTEFATVAAGTAGLELKPLS from the coding sequence AGGCCCGCCGTGAGCGCGTCCTCTCCGTCATCCGCGACCGTTACCGTGCGCACGGCTTCGACGAGATCGAGACCCCGGCGCTCGAGGAGTACTCGCGTCTGCATGCCGGCATCGGCGGCGACAACGAGAAGCTCGCCTATAACGTGCTGCGCCGGGGGCTGGATGCCGAGGCGATCCGCGCAGCGGCGGAGGATCAGGGGGCTCTCGCCGACCTCGGCCTGCGCTACGACCTCACCGTTCCGCTCGCCCGCTTCTACGCGAGCAACCGCGGGCAGCTCCCCGGGGTGTTCCGCTCGATCCAGATCGGTCCGGTCTGGCGTGCCGAACGACCCCAGAAGGGCCGCTACCGCCAGTTCGTCCAGTGCGACATCGACATCATCGGCGACGACTCCTCGCGCGCGGAGGCCGAGCTGATGGTCGCCTCCCTCGACGCGGTCGATGCCCTCGGGCTCGAGGGGGCGAGCGTGCGGATCAACGACCGGCGCGTGCTCGAGTGGATGCTCGACACCTTCGGATTCTCCGCCGAGGAGCGGCCGGGCGTGCTCATCACGATCGACAAGCTCGACAAGATCGGTCCGGGCGGCGTCGCCGCCGAGCTGCGCGAGCGGGGCGCGGATGCTGCGGCCGTCGACGCGTTCGAGGCGTTCCTCACCCGTCCCCAGAGCGGGGAACGCACCGCCTTCGCGGAGGAGCAGATCCGCACGGCGCTGCCGGAGGGCGCGCCGGACGAGCTCGTCGGGCACCTGGTCGGTATCGGCCAGGCCGTCGCGGTGGGGCGCGCCTCCGCCGACGTCCCTCTTGTCTTCGACCCGTTCCTGGTACGCGGCATGGGCTACTACACGGGCACGATCTTCGAGCTCGCCCACCCGTCGGTGTCGTATTCGCTGGGCGGCGGAGGCCGGTACGACGGCATGATCGGACGCTTCCTCGGCCAGCAGGTGCCCGCGGTCGGCTTCTCGCTGGGATTCGAGCGCCTCGTCGACCTCGTGACCACCGGAGCGGATGCCGGGGAGCGTGCTGTCGTGCTCATCCACGACGCTGACGTCCCAGTGGGCGAGCTCGTCGCGCACAAGGCCGCCCTCGTGGCATCCGGCGCCAGAGTCCGCCTGGAGCGTCGGACGAAGAATGTGAAGGCGCTGCTGGAGCGCTCCGCCGCCGACGGGTACACGGAGTTCGCGACGGTCGCGGCCGGCACGGCTGGACTGGAGCTCAAGCCGCTCTCCTGA